The nucleotide sequence CTTCTATTGAAAATTGTGGCAGAGGACTACCTGAGACGTACCGCAATCACCCGCCCCATCCTCACCGACGAGCAACAGGACTTCCTCGACGCCACCATCAGCGAGTGGAAAGATGCCTGTAACATCAGTAGTCGCATCGGATGGGAACACGGTGAAACGCGGAAAACCTACCTCCAAGACCTCGCCTACGACACGGTGCTGGAGGAAACACGTCTCGGGAGTCAGCACGCAATTCTCGCCACCCATCAGGCCGCAGCCGCGCTCGATGGTGTCGAAGCAATCAAAGACCTTGATGAACACTACAAAACGTCTCGACCGGAGTTCACCAGTAACACGGTGAAATACGACACGCGAACGATGACGCTGTTCGATGATGGGTCTGTGTCGCTCTCCACCGTCGATGGCCGGATTCGGTGTGACCTGAACCTCCCCGATGAAGATGACGGCTATCAACACGAATACCTCGCCGATGACGAGTGGGAAGTCACGGAGTCTACGCTGTCAAAGCGTGATGGCGACTACTACCTGCACCTCGGGTTTCGTAAAGACAAACCGGAGAAACAGGTCGAACAACAGGGTGACGACGAGGACAGGACAGTTCTCGGCGTTGACCTCGGCATCGTCAACATCGCCACCACCAGTACAGCGTACTTCGCCTCCGGCAGAGAACTTCGACACCAGCATCGAGAGTTCGAGCGGATTCGTGGCAATCTCCAGCAGACTGGTACACAATCCGCCCATCGGACGATTCAGCAGATGAGCGGTAGGGAATCACGGTATCTCCGTGGCCATCTTCATCAAGTTGCGAACCAAATTCTCGAAGAAGCACGATTTCACGACTGCGAGTACCTCGCCTTCGAGAATCTGAAACACATCAGGGAGCGTGCGCCGCCCGTCAAAGAGTTCCACCAGTGGGCGCACCGCAAGCTCGTTGACTTCGTGAAGTACAAGGCTGAAGCCGACGGGATTAGCGTCGAGTTTGTAGACCCTGAGAATACGAGTCGGCGGTGTCCCGACTGTGGTCACACGAGCGACGGGAACCGAGTGCGACAGACGGAGTTTGAGTGTGAGTCGTGCGGGGCAACTCAGAATGCAGATTACGTCGGTGAGAAGAATGTTGGATGGCGGTATGTCCGTCGAGGCCTACAGTCGTCGCGGCGGACGGGCGACAGTCAACTCGCCCTGAAGTCAGGAACGGTGACGCCGAATCGGGGATTTGTCCCGTCCGACTAACCACGGTCGGTAGAGGCCGAGTTCACTGACAAGCCCCGCGCCACCGTGCGCGGGGCAGTTGACGCGCCGTCTTCGACTACGTCGATGAGCGCTTCTACTGTGGAACTGATCCGGTCGAGACGGTCGCGAACGATCTCGGGATCGTCCGACTCCCACGCAGCGAGGTAGAACGCCGACCCACTAGTGTCGAGCCCGCAGTACCGCCCGACGACGTACGCGACGGCTTCGGCCTCGACTTCGCGTTTCGCCCGCTCGGTGTCGTCGTCGACGTCGAAGTGGAGCAGAGCGTGGGCGTACTCGTGAATTAGCGTCCGCGCGAGGTCGGCCTCGTTCTCCCGATCACGCACCTCGACGAGCGGCTGAACGTCGACGAGGCTCAGCTGCTCGCAGATGCCCTTCGCCTCGCCGTGGGTCCACTCCTCGGCTGGAACGATCCGCACCGTCACGCCAAGTTCGTCGGCGGCACCAGTCAGCCGACCGACGAGGTCGCCGGCGTCCCCGGTCGCTTCCGTGTCCAGGTCAGGAAGCGGCTCATCTTCGGTCTGGGAGACGTCGAACACCGGCGCAGGCTTGAACCCGACGAGGCCCTCTGACCACTTTTCAGGCGGTGTCTCGTCGTAGTCAAAGTCGTTGTCCTCGTGGTAGCTTGGTGAGTTTTCGCACTCCGGGCACTGCTTGGTGATGATCGGTGCCCAGATCCAGATGGCCGATTCGCCCTCGTTTAGGTGGCGGTCGAACTCCTCCTGCCACGTCCGGTAGCCCGCCACCCGAGTCGCCTCAGGACATTGGCGCTTGATCAGCAGCGTGTTCCGATACGAGTAGTCGTGGAAGCGGCTCTGGACGTCCAGCCACTCCTGGAATTCCGCGCTGGCCTGCGCGTCGTCGACGCCGGCGACGAGGTCGTCGATCCACTGTTCGATCGTCCTGTTCATCTCGTCGGATCGTGTGTCGGTCTGGTCGAAGGAGACCGACGAGTCTCTGGTCGTGGACATCGTGTTCACCGAATCGAGTTCACGGCGACCGCGTCTGTTCAGACAGCGCCGCACTCCTCAGAGGCGTCGAAAAAACCGAGTCTGTCGGTTAGCGGAGTTCGTGGCGTTCGTCAGCGAAACCGACCCTAACGAGGTACTCGAGGAACTCGTCGACCCGATCCACGTCGCTGGGGGTGTCGGTCGCGAGGTGGCGGGCCCACTCGACTGCCCACTGAAACGCAGGATCAGCTCCACCCTTGCCATGAATGTACCACCAGCGCGCCGCTTTCAGCACGACGAGCGGGTTCGTCGGCGGCTCCGTACTCGCCAGCGCACGGGTCAGCGACTGGATCTCCTCGGGAACGTCGCTTGCGTCGACGTCGCCGGACTGCGTGTTCGCGATATCGACGGGAATCTCGTCGATCGAGATATCTCTCGGTGACTGTTGTTGACTCACGGAAATCACCTAACTGCGAGGACGTTCGCTGAAGCCCTCACCCTCTCAGGGGGCGAAAAACAACCCACAGTCGGTCCGGCGGAGTCTCAGCGGCCGATGGTGCCTTGGCGTGTAATCGGCGCGTCCGGGTTGATGCTGAACGCGACGATGGTGGCGTCCTCGGTTGCAGTGACCGCCACATCGTCGTCACCGGTCACGAGTGCGCTCTCGGTGTACCGACCGATCCGCTCAGTCGATTTCGTGGCCGTACACGACGGTGGCGGCGACCAGCGACCCGCCCCGGTCGTAGATCAGGACGGCGTCCCCGTCGTTGTTCCAGATCGGTCGTTCCGACCCCCAGTAGTGCTCGGTGTCGGTGTCGGTGCCCGAACCGGTACGGAGGGTGAGCGACTGGCCCGGATCGAGACGGGTGCCGTCGGGGAACCGGTAGGCGTGATCGGCGAGGTCCCGAACCGTCCACCGCGAGACGTCGAGTTCCTCGCCAGCGACGTTCTCGACGGTGACGTACTCCTCGGTGAGTGCGTCGCGGTCGTCGTCCGGCGGATCGAAGGCGGTGTCGGTGACGGACAGCGGTGGCTCCGCGGGCAGCGCCGACAGGTCGGGGTAGTCGACCGACGCGACCACGTCCCCCTCGTCGTCGCGGACGGTGATCGTATCCGCCGTGTCGTGCCAGCGGTAGGCGTCGAGCCCCCAGTAGAGGTCGCGGTCGGTATCGGTGCCCGTGCCCGTGCGCACCCGCACGCGATCGCCGGGAGCGAGTTCGAATCTCTCCGGGAACTCGTAGCCGTGGCCGGCGGCATCCTCGACCCGCCAGCCGGTGAGCGTCAGCATGGCGCCGCTGGTGTTCTCGATGGCGACGTACTCGTCGGCTGGCGACTGGATCGACGGCGAGTCGGTGTCGACGCGGTACTCGACGACCGACACCGGCCGGCCGGTCGACGGCGGCGTAGCGTCGGCGAGCGTCCCGGTGATGGGTTCGGACTCCGCCGGCGGCGCCCGTCCGCCCGGCGGCGCCGCCTCCGTCGTCGGTTCGGTGAAGTCGAACCGGAGGCCGCTGGAGGCCTCGCCGCGGCCGGTCGACACGCGCCGCCCGGACCACACGTACGTCCGGCCGTCCGTCCACGTCGCGTAGCGGTAGCGCTGCGAGACGGTCGTGCCGGCGCGGGTGACCTCGTCCTCGTAGAGCCGCATCGACGGGTCGAGGACCCGACCCTGTGGCGTCGGGAGCGCGTCGTCCGGATCGTCGAGCGTGCCCGCGTCGAGCAGGATCGCCGGTTCGAGCCGGTACGACTCCGCCCCCTCGGGGTCGGGCTTGAGCGGGACCCAGTGGTCGGGCACGTCCGTCGCGAGCGTGTACGACTGCTCGGTCCCCGGCGCGGTTTCACCGACCGTCTCGGTCAACACCAGGCGGTGGTCGCGGGTCCCGTCGTCGGTGACCACCGGCCGGTGGATCGAGAGGGCCTCGGCGTCGGCCCAGACCGACGCCCCGGCGCCGGCGTGCCGGACCCGGTCGGTGTCGTAGGCCGGGTCGCCGCCGGTGTACACCGTCAGCGTCTCGCTCGGGGGAACGACCGCGCCGTCCCGTTCGCCGAACGTGTGGACCGTCGTGTCGTCGGCGCGGAGTTGCCAGCCGGTGACGTCGAGTGGCGCGTCGCCGTCGTTGCGGACGGCGACGTACTCCTCGTCGGGCGGGCCGGGCGTGACGTCGACCACCGAGAGGGTCGGTTGGGTGAACTCGCTCCGGTCGCGGCGCCCTCCGATCGGGCTCTCGACCAGCGTCTCGATACCGAACACCAGGTTCGCGACCTCGTCGCGGGTGAACCGGACCTCCTCGACAGGATCGGCGTCGATGGTCGTCTCGACGAGCGGCGGGAGGAGGAGCCCCGGTTCGTCGTGCCCGGGGAGGTCGAACTCGAAGCCGCCCCAGTCCGTCGCGTCGTCGCGCTCGACGGTCGGTTCGACGGTCGTCTCGATGCCGAACGTGTCCCGCACGGTGAGGTCGGTGATCCGCGTCACGGAGCCGACGGGTGCCGACAGCGGCAGCGTGAACCAGTCGGTGCCGGCGACCAGGGCGAACTCCAGCAACAGGAGCCGTGAGAGGTCCTCGCCGGCGGCCGACACCGACCCGAGGTCGACGTTCGCGTCCTCCAGTTCCCAGAACCGCGGCGCGGGCATCCCCTCGAAGCGAGCCCGCGTCGGCGGCCGCGAGAACGACGCCGTCTCCGTCTCGCCGGCGGCCGGCGAGAGGCTGCCGGACCGCACCGAGAAGGCGTGCCAGTCCAGCCTGCCGCCGCGGTGGCCGTCGACGTCGAAGACGGTCTCGTTGTCCGGATCGCCCGCCGCGACCGACCCGGCGTACGAGAGCCGGTCGTCGTCCCACGCCTCCTCGCCGCCGCCGACGGCGGCCGTCGCCGGTTCGGCGTACAGGTCGCGGTACCACTCGACGTAGCCGACCGCCGCGCGCTTGAACGGTTCGTCGAGCGCCCGGTCGGCCGCGACCGGGAGCCACGCTTCGGCGGCCCGCCAGCCGCTCCAGTCGACGTCGCTCCGGTCGTCGGCGCCGACGATGCCGTCGGCACGGGCGAGCGTCCGGTAGATTTCGACGCCGTCGAGCGCCCGACCCTCCAGAACCGCGGCGAACCGCCGGCCCTCGCCGTCCAGCGTCGCCTCGTCGAGGTCGAGCAGGAACGCCTCCGGGAAGTCCTCCGGCGCCGGGAGCGGCGGATCGCCGGCCGCCGCGTCACCGACTGCGTCGCGATAGCGGTCCAGAAAGCCCATCCCGGCCTCGACGGCCGTCCGCGCGTCCGGATCGGCGCCGTCGCCGACCGCGACCGGTTCGCGTTCGACCATCGTCGCGAGCGGCGGGTCGGTCGTCGGGTCGTACGGTTCCGCGTCGCCGTCGCCGAGCGCGACCCGGTTCAGGCGGTCGTGGCTGTAGTCCACGTCCGCACGCACCGGCGAGCCGGCGTCTTCGCCGCGGAATTCGCCGAGTTGTCGCTGCCGAGTCAGCATCCAGAGCGGGTCCGCGACAGCGGCGCGGAGCGCGTCGGTCAGCCCCTCGTCGCGCGCGATCGGTTCCAGCCGTTCCCACATCGTGTACGACCGCAGGTGTGTGTCGTGTGTCATCGTCACTCTCCTCCGTCCCACCAGTCGAACCGGCCGAACCGGACGGACGGGGCGTCCGGCACAGACTCGTTCGACCCGGCGACCGTGGTGTCGTTGTACGGGAACACGAGTCCGGGGAGCGTGTGGCCGAACTCCTCGAGGGCGTCGAGGTCGACGCCGCGGAGTTCGACGAGTTCGCGGGTCTCCGACAGCGTCGTCTGGATCGCCTCCCGCGACCACTCGACGGGGTCGGTCGGCGTCCACGACTCCCCGCGTCGCTCCCACGCCGGCGGCACGGCGAGCAGCGCGGACTGGGGCGCGCGGGCGCCGGCGTCGTCGTACTGCAGGCCGACGCCGATCGTCTCCTCCGTCGCCGGGACGGGGTCGACCCAGCCATCGAGTGCGAGTCCCGCGACCGGCGGCTGGCCGTTCCGTCCGGGCGTCCGTGCGAGTGGGGCGTCGATCCCCGCCCGCGACCCGAACGCGGCGACCATCGACAGTTCGCCGCCGTCGGGCGTCTCGCCGTCGCGGCCGATCCAGTCGACCGAGTCGTGGCCCAACTGACCGACCGCGAGGCGATCGTGGGTGTCGCCGTCGTCGGCCAGCGACAGGGCGTCCGCGTACGTCAACGCGTCGCGCAACAGCGCCGGCTGGTCCCTTACCCGGGCGATCCGCTGCAGCCACGTGTCGACGGCGTAGGGGTCGTCGCCGAGCGCCCGTTCGCTGTCGGCGAAGGCACTCCTGACTGCCGCCGGGTCAGCCGGCGCGAACGGCGGCAGGACGGTGAACTCCTCGCCGAGCAACGCCTCGAGTCGCGCGCACTGGCCGTCGACGGTCGGCTCCGCGGCCACCTCGTCCGGATCGTACGCCGCCGCCGACCGGCGCCGGTCGCGGAGTTTCCCCGCGACCGACCGGGCCTGTGCGAGCAGCGTCCGCCGGTCGGCCGGCCTCCCGCCGGTCCGGGACTGCGGCGTCGCGCCGTAGACGCCGACGTAGGTGGCACGCACCAACGCGAGTCGGAGCGCCTCGAGCGACGACTTCCGTAGCGCCCGCGTCGGCGACTCGCCGTCCAGCAGCGGTCGGAGGCGGTCCCGGACCGCGCCGTCGGTCGCGTACTCGAGGTCGACCAGGTCGTCGAGGTGGTCCCGTGCGATCCGGTCGGCGGGCCCGGCACCGTACGACTGGGCGCCGGTCCTCGCCACCCGAACCGCGTAGCCGGTCAGATCCGGTATCGCGCGTTCGAGCGCGTCGGCGAGCGCCCGCGGATCGTCGGTCCGGTCGTCGAACAGCGTCGCGGGGTCGCTCCCCGACCGGGAGAGCGCGGCCGTCGCGTCCGACAGTCGCTCCTGGAAGGCGGCCGGATCCCCGTGCCTGGCGAACAGCGACGGATGCGAGGTCAGCGCCGTGAGATCACGGACGAGGAGGTGTGGCTCGTCGACGTGTCCGGCGAGCGCCGTGACGACGGGCTCGGGTCGGCGGACCAGCGCCGCTAGCGCCCGCGCGACCGCCGGCGCGTCGGGGTCACCGATCCGGTCGGACAGCACCCGGCGCAGCCCGGGATCGAAGCCGCCGAACTCGACCGGGAGATCGAGTTCGGGGTCGGCTAGGAAGCTCCGGATGCGGCCCCGCACCTCGCCGCGTGGCCCGCGCCCCAGCGGGCTCTCGACCTCGGCCCCGGCGACGGTCGCGTACCGCCCTGCCCAGGGCTTCGCGAGGTCCCCACGAGCGTTGACGATGTCGGTGACGCCCAGCCGTTCGAGCGGTTCGACGACCGCGTCGATGGCGTCGGCGAGGGCGTCGAGTTCGTGGCGCTCGAGTTCGAGCAGGGCGCCGATCGCCCGCAGGTCCGCGTCGGTCAGGGCGTCGTCGCCCGCGGCCCGGGTCAGCGCCGAGACGCGCCCCGCGAGCTCCGCCTCCGAGCGGAGGCCGTCCCAGTGGGCGTCTCGAACGGCGTCGTCGACGGCGGCGGCCGGGGCGTCGGCGCGCGACGGGTCGACGACGGCCAGCAGCCGCCGGAGCCAGAACAACCGCGGCACGACGACGAACTCCTCCTCGAGGAGCGAGGGGAGGGCGGACGGCTCGGGGCGTGGCGGGACGATCCGGAACGACCGGCTCGCGAGCACCTCCCTGACCGTCCCGTCACCCGATCGGAGCCGGCGCTCGAACCGCTCGGCTCGCGCCTCGAACCCGAGTTGGGCGATGATCGCCAGCTTCGCCTCGGTCGGCAGCGACTCGATCAACGACCGGCGGCGTTCCCGGGGTTCGTCCTCGTACTCCTCGAGCGCCTCGCGGCGTTCGTCGTCCAGCCGGTCCGCGGCGATTTCGAGCACGAGTTCGGCCTGCTCTTCGACCGGGAGCCGCGAGAGGGCGCGCCACACCGCCTCGTCGAGGCGCTCCTCTGTGACGACCGTAACGAGCAGTCCCGTGCCGTCCGGGTAGCCGTCGAGGTCGACGGTGACGGACGCGACCCCCTCGTCGTCGGTCCGGACCGACCGCGTCTCCCACAGCGCCGGTTCGCCGGCGCTCCCCAGGGTGACCGTCACGTCGGTTCGCGGGGCGTCGGTGGCGACCGAGAGCGTCGCCCCCTGCTCCGGCGGGACTTGCGCCTCGGCGAGGGTCTCCGACAGCTCCGTCGGCCCGGCCCGGAGCGCGCTCGCCATCGCCCGGAGTTCGGCCGGGAGCGACTGCGACTGGCCGTCGGGTCGTGCGTAGTCGGCGAGGCGGCCCACGGTGTCGACGAGTTGGGAGAGCGGGGCCGCGCGGTCCAGCGACGCCGTCGCCTCCTCGATGCGCTCCGCCATCTCGATCAGCGTCGGCCCGGACTCGTCGTCCAGCGTCGCCAGCCGGTTCGCGATCATCGCCTCGATTTCCGTCACCGCCTCGGCCGCCCCGTCGGCGCGGTCGGCCAGCCGATCCGCCGTGCCCGGCGCGTTCGTCGACTGTCCGTCGAGATACCCCTCGTCGGCCTCGGCGGACGGATGCGCCAGATCGGTCGCGTCGGCCGGTCGGGCCTCGCCGATCAGCTCCGAGAGGCTGCGGGCGTGCTCGACGAAGGCCGCCACGCTCACGTCGGCGTCCTCGGGGGTGTCGCCGAACGACAGCTCCAGCTCCGCGTCGTTCTGGATCGGCGGGTCGTTGCGGGGGCGACGCCGGAAGAGCCGGTAGCCGATCCGGCGCTCCAGCGCCGAGCCGTCGGTCTCCCCTTGAGTCGCTGTCAGCGCGACTGCGTCCAGCGGCGAGAGGTCGAGTTCGTCGAACCGGCAGTCGTCGGCGACGGCGAACGACCGCTCCTCTGGGGCGGCCGGCCACGCCTCGTACCGCAGGACCGCCGTTCCGTCGCCGTCGCCGTCCCCGGAAACCGAGAGCCGGAACCCCTCCTCGGTGACGGTGGTGATCTTCCCGCGTCGGTGGCCGGCGACGCCGCCGTCGGCGTCGGGGCGCGGGAGCGAGAGGACGTGGTGGTCGGAGCCGTAGCGAGCGTCGCCGCCGTGGCTCCGGACCGTCTGTGCCGTGGGACCGACCGCGACTCCCTCGGACCAGCCGGCTGACCCGGCGTCGAGCGCCGGCGTCGTCGCTCCGTCGGCGGTCGATACACCGCCGACGCCGGTGACGGCTATCGCCCCCGGCTTGCCGTCCGTCTCGACGGTCACGGTCTCTCCGTCCGCGGGCACGGTTACCGTCCCGACCGCCGGCGGGCCGCCGACGGCGCCGTCGCTCGTCTCCGCTCTCGCCGAATCGACGGCGACGTAGGTGACCAGTCGCGGCGTCGCCGCCCAGGGGACGCCCTCGTCGGGCCGGCGGTAGGCGAGTTCGAGCGTCGATCCGAGGCCAGTGACGCGTGCGGTCGTCCGGCCGCCGAGTCGCTCCCCGTCGGGGTAGAGCAGGTCGAGGGCGGCGTCCTCGGAGACGGTCCGGGCGTCGGCGCCGGTGGTCGGGTCCGTCGCGGCCGCCGTCACCGTCTGGCCGATTTCGCCGCCGGCGTCGGCGACGGCGATGCCGCGGGAGAGGCCGCCCGCGTCGGCCACCGATCCGCTCGCGTCCGCCGCGCCCGTCGCCATCGTCGCGGTGAGCCTGACGTGGTCGGCGTCGACGCCGAGGTCGACGGTCTGTGTCGCGTCGCCGTCGTCCACGTCGGTCGCGCTCGGCGGGCGGGCGACGAAGCTCCCGGCGCGCACCTCGGAGCGGTCCCCGGTCTTCACGGCCGTGTAGGCGAGCGAGAGCGTCCCGTCGGTGGGCGTCTCGACGGTCGAGAACGCGAGTTCGAACCCGTCGTCGGTCGTCCGCCGGAGCCGGCCGGTGATCGTGCCCGCGGCCCCATCGGCGGTCCGGAGGGGGACGTTGATCGCGGCCGACGAGTCGGTCGCGTAGTGCGTCTCCGTGGGGCCGACGGCGACGCTCGTCGACTGCTGCGTGACGGCGCCGTCGGCCGCGACCGTCGCGGTGCCGTGGAGCCACCCCGGCACCGTCGACGCGGCGCCGACCGACTCCGTGATCGTCTCGACGCCGGTCGAGGCGGTGAACACCAGGAGGTCGGGTTCGAAGCCGACGTCGTCGACTGAGACGCGCTCCGGCCCGTCCGGAACCTCGATCGACCCCGTGGCGAAGTCCCGATCGGCGGTCCACTGGAAGGCGGCCCGGCAGCCGACGCGGTCGGGCGACGGGAGCTGTTCGCCGAGCCAGCCGTCGAGCGCGGGTTCGGCGTCGCTGCGGACCGACACCGAGTCGAGCGTCCGCGCACCGTCGCCGTCGACCGGCGACGGGTCGAGCAGGTCGGGATCGATCGGCTCCGCGAGGTCCGAGCGGTCGACGTACGGGAGCGAGAGCGCGTCTGGGAGGTCGGCGACCCCCAGGGTCTCCCGCAGCGACACCTGCCAGTCGCTCGGCGTCGGCACCGAGTCGGCGTCGCCGAACAGGAGCAAGAGCCGGTGGTTCACCCCGGTCTCTGTCCGGGGCGTGTCCAAGACGTCCGGGTCCTGCATGAGTTCGCCCCGCGAGAGGGCTTCGAGCGCCGCGCTGGCACGCTGGACGTTGCCCGTCGCGAGCTGGTGAACGCTCTCCGCGACCAGCAGGTCGGCGATGGCGTCGATCTCGTCGTCGATCTCCGACAGCAGGGCGTCGATCTCGGCGCTCGCCGCGGAGTTCGGTTCGGGGAACGGATCGCCCCGGGGGAGGTCGCCGTCGTCCCACGCCTCGTAGACCGCCATCCCGTCGACCACCTCGCTGGCCGCGGAGAGGTCGACCTCGCTGGGTTCGGCGCCGCCGTGATCGAGACGGCCGGCGATCGAGGGGTACGCCTCGCGGAACGGGGCGATGTACCGCTCGGCGTCGGTTACGGCGTTGTCGTCGTCCTCGCTGATCCGGTGGAGGCCCCGCTCGAACCGGTAACCGACCAGTTCGGAGAGCGAGGAGCCGTTCCTGACGCCGGTCAGATACGGCCAGACCGCCTGGAGCCGTTCCGCCGAGAGGTCGACCGCGAGCGTCTCGCCGTGTGGGCCGTCGGCGTTCGTCTTGTGGCCGTTCCGGAGGATCGACGCCGTCGTCGCCTGGTTCTGAGAGGGCGCGAGCAGGTACTCGGCATCGGTGTCCGGGTCCGGCGTGAGATCCGTCACGTAGCCGTAGGCGCCGACGTGGACATCGGGTTCCCGCTCCCGGACCCGTTCGAGGCGGCGGGTCGCGACCGACGTCCACCACGCGTCGAGGCGGTGGCTACAGAGGTCCATCGCGCCGCGGGCGATGCGGTCGAGATCCGCGGATTCGGGGTCGATCCGCCCGAGTCGGTCGAGGCTGGCCGCGAACGACGCGAGGACCGGGTCGACCTGCGGGGCGTCGCCGGCCACGCTCGCGCCGATGGCGTCGCGGTACTCGTCGCCGCTCGACAGGGACGGGTGGTTCGCCAGCGCGTCCGGGATCGGGTCCTCGAGGTCGTCGTACGCCGTCCGGTCGCCGTGGTCGTAGCTCGTCGGCTCCGGGCCGACCGTCGGCAGGTCGCCGTAGAGCGCGCCCATCCGGATGCGGCTGGAGACGCAGGCCCGCTGGACGGCGACGAGCAACAACTGGCGCAGCAGCGAGTCGTCGGCCGACAGGACGTCGTCGAAGCCGCGGCGGCAGTATCGGCCGAGCACCCAGCGACGCGCGATCGCGATGCCGAGCGCCTGGATCGTCTCGGCGTCGGGATGGGTGCCGAGCGCGCGCAGCGGGTTCAGCGGCGGCCACTGCGGGGCGTCCGACAGCATCGTCGACAGCAGTTGCAGATACGTGTCGATCGAGTCGTCGGTCAGCGGGAGCTCCTCGCTCGTCGCCGTGGCGGTGAACCCGAGCGTGAGCAGGTCGTCGAGTCGGGGATCGAACCCGTCGAACCCGGCCGTCGAGAGGGCGCGATCGACCTGCGGGTCGCCGACCTCGAACCGGTCGGCGTCGAGCACCCGACCGAACACGGGGTGGTCCTCGCCGAGCAGCCAGGACCGGCGCCGGTACCGCGACGCCGTCGCCTCCTGACCGAGGGCGTCCAGCAACGCCTGGTCGGCACCGTCGTCGGTCACCGTCGGGAGGCCGGCCGCGGCGTCCCGCCAGGCGTCGCGGAGCCCCCAGACGCGCTCGATCAGATCGGTCGTCACGACCCCGTCGTCGACGTCGCCGAGGCGACGGGGCGACCAGTCCGTCGACTCCTCGCCGCCGTCGTCGCCCTCGTCCGTCTCGATCGGGTCTCCGAGACTCGACGGCGGCGTGTCGAACGGCGTGACCGGGAGAACGCCGTAGGGCTGTCGACCGGTCCGGATCGTCCCGAGGGGGCCGTCCGCCCGGACGTACTCCGCGAAGTGCGTCCGGTACTCGTCGAGCCAGGAGAGGACCGTCTCCCCCATCAGCTCCTGTGTCAGCGGCGTCTCGTAGTCGCCGACGCCGGGTTCGCCGTCGTACAGCCGCTCCCAGTCCCAGCCGAGGAGCAGATGCTTCGCGTGGTAGCCGAGCGTCGCCGGCCAGAGCACCCGCTGGAGGTCGCCCGCCGTGGCGGCGTGTCGCGTGTCGGCGCCGTCGACGTTGGCGAAGACGTGATCTCGTCCGTCC is from Haloplanus salinarum and encodes:
- a CDS encoding RNA-guided endonuclease InsQ/TnpB family protein, coding for MAEDYLRRTAITRPILTDEQQDFLDATISEWKDACNISSRIGWEHGETRKTYLQDLAYDTVLEETRLGSQHAILATHQAAAALDGVEAIKDLDEHYKTSRPEFTSNTVKYDTRTMTLFDDGSVSLSTVDGRIRCDLNLPDEDDGYQHEYLADDEWEVTESTLSKRDGDYYLHLGFRKDKPEKQVEQQGDDEDRTVLGVDLGIVNIATTSTAYFASGRELRHQHREFERIRGNLQQTGTQSAHRTIQQMSGRESRYLRGHLHQVANQILEEARFHDCEYLAFENLKHIRERAPPVKEFHQWAHRKLVDFVKYKAEADGISVEFVDPENTSRRCPDCGHTSDGNRVRQTEFECESCGATQNADYVGEKNVGWRYVRRGLQSSRRTGDSQLALKSGTVTPNRGFVPSD
- a CDS encoding ImmA/IrrE family metallo-endopeptidase; this translates as MSTTRDSSVSFDQTDTRSDEMNRTIEQWIDDLVAGVDDAQASAEFQEWLDVQSRFHDYSYRNTLLIKRQCPEATRVAGYRTWQEEFDRHLNEGESAIWIWAPIITKQCPECENSPSYHEDNDFDYDETPPEKWSEGLVGFKPAPVFDVSQTEDEPLPDLDTEATGDAGDLVGRLTGAADELGVTVRIVPAEEWTHGEAKGICEQLSLVDVQPLVEVRDRENEADLARTLIHEYAHALLHFDVDDDTERAKREVEAEAVAYVVGRYCGLDTSGSAFYLAAWESDDPEIVRDRLDRISSTVEALIDVVEDGASTAPRTVARGLSVNSASTDRG
- a CDS encoding lamin tail domain-containing protein, with protein sequence MTHDTHLRSYTMWERLEPIARDEGLTDALRAAVADPLWMLTRQRQLGEFRGEDAGSPVRADVDYSHDRLNRVALGDGDAEPYDPTTDPPLATMVEREPVAVGDGADPDARTAVEAGMGFLDRYRDAVGDAAAGDPPLPAPEDFPEAFLLDLDEATLDGEGRRFAAVLEGRALDGVEIYRTLARADGIVGADDRSDVDWSGWRAAEAWLPVAADRALDEPFKRAAVGYVEWYRDLYAEPATAAVGGGEEAWDDDRLSYAGSVAAGDPDNETVFDVDGHRGGRLDWHAFSVRSGSLSPAAGETETASFSRPPTRARFEGMPAPRFWELEDANVDLGSVSAAGEDLSRLLLLEFALVAGTDWFTLPLSAPVGSVTRITDLTVRDTFGIETTVEPTVERDDATDWGGFEFDLPGHDEPGLLLPPLVETTIDADPVEEVRFTRDEVANLVFGIETLVESPIGGRRDRSEFTQPTLSVVDVTPGPPDEEYVAVRNDGDAPLDVTGWQLRADDTTVHTFGERDGAVVPPSETLTVYTGGDPAYDTDRVRHAGAGASVWADAEALSIHRPVVTDDGTRDHRLVLTETVGETAPGTEQSYTLATDVPDHWVPLKPDPEGAESYRLEPAILLDAGTLDDPDDALPTPQGRVLDPSMRLYEDEVTRAGTTVSQRYRYATWTDGRTYVWSGRRVSTGRGEASSGLRFDFTEPTTEAAPPGGRAPPAESEPITGTLADATPPSTGRPVSVVEYRVDTDSPSIQSPADEYVAIENTSGAMLTLTGWRVEDAAGHGYEFPERFELAPGDRVRVRTGTGTDTDRDLYWGLDAYRWHDTADTITVRDDEGDVVASVDYPDLSALPAEPPLSVTDTAFDPPDDDRDALTEEYVTVENVAGEELDVSRWTVRDLADHAYRFPDGTRLDPGQSLTLRTGSGTDTDTEHYWGSERPIWNNDGDAVLIYDRGGSLVAATVVYGHEID